From the Nerophis ophidion isolate RoL-2023_Sa linkage group LG18, RoL_Noph_v1.0, whole genome shotgun sequence genome, one window contains:
- the LOC133537190 gene encoding uncharacterized membrane protein C3orf80 homolog, translating to MTQANHSGGLSHCRPARVCRDAGRRWTETRQLLFLRGGGRHTCSVMMPRVCGGRCLVSACLLSACDALRSCGEVQCGSGQQCCPPPVTGNGSSSSVAAVRCCKLPIHVFFDNVGWFTRKLSGILILLLLFAMGYFIQRVVCPRPRRHRQQHQDRGEEPDSLFGGRTSASQDSLLERRYPGCTPVDVDVASPSLPAYDEVKYLPTYEESMREMHRDRSDDNLLAEHEGGSAGRGRAEPPGVGDQRPDVVERTSRN from the coding sequence ATGACGCAAGCCAATCACAGCGGGGGGTTGTCTCACTGCCGCCCGGCGCGTGTCTGCAGAGACGCGGGTCGCCGCTGGACGGAAACACGCCAGTTGTTATTTTTACGTGGCGGTGGTCGACATACCTGCTCGGTGATGATGCCGCGTGTGTGCGGCGGACGCTGCCTGGTCTCGGCGTGCCTTCTATCCGCCTGCGACGCCCTCCGGAGCTGCGGGGAGGTGCAGTGCGGCTCCGGCCAGCAGTGCTGCCCGCCGCCGGTGACGGGgaacggcagcagcagcagcgtggCCGCGGTCCGCTGCTGCAAACTCCCCATCCACGTCTTCTTCGACAACGTGGGCTGGTTCACCAGGAAGTTGTCCGGCATCCTCATCCTGCTGCTGCTCTTCGCCATGGGTTACTTCATCCAGCGCGTCGTCTGCCCGCGGCCGCGCCGGCACCGGCAGCAGCATCAGGACCGCGGCGAGGAGCCGGACTCCCTCTTCGGCGGGCGGACCTCCGCGTCGCAGGACTCCCTGCTGGAGCGGCGCTACCCGGGCTGCACCCCGGTGGACGTGGACGTGGCCTCGCCCAGCCTGCCCGCCTACGACGAGGTGAAGTACCTGCCCACGTACGAGGAGAGCATGCGAGAGATGCACCGGGACCGCTCCGATGACAACTTGCTGGCCGAACACGAGGGGGGCAGCGCGGGCAGGGGGAGGGCAGAGCCGCCGGGGGTCGGAGACCAAAGACCGGACGTCGTAGAAAGGACGTCCAGGAACTGA